Part of the Oerskovia paurometabola genome is shown below.
GTCCCGCTGGGCCGCCTCCCACGGCGCACCGTCGACGCGCCGGCCGACATCGCCCGGGCCGTCGAGCACGCACGCATCCTGCGCGGAGCGGGCGATCCCACGGGCGCTGCCCGCGTCCTCGACCGAGCCTTCGACGCCGAGGGCGTGCGGACCCGGACCGTGTCCGAGCGCCTGCGCTTCCGGGCCCTCGTCCTGCGGGCTGACCTCGCGCTCCAGCTGCACGACGACGTCGCGGCCGCCCGGTTCCTCGCCGGCGCCGAGTCGCTGCCCCTGCTCGCGGACGCCCTCGCAGCGCTCGACGACGACCTGCACCTCGCCGAGGAGCTGCGCGAGCGCCTCGACGCCGACTGACCCGCCCCGCGCCCGCCGCCGTCAGGGTTGCGTCAACACCCGCCCGAGCCCCGTCAAGAACCCGTCAACGCCGACCTCCCGGCACCCGCCCAGGCCCTAGACCTGAGGTGTGCGCAGGAGCTGCGCACCGGCATCGCGCCTTCGCGTCGACCCCGGGCAACCGCCCGCCTCGACCGCAGCCGCCCGCCGCACGACGTTCGAAGGCAGAGCTCAGATGGCCGACCTGGCCTACATCCTGCTGACCGTGGTGTTCTTCACCGCCGTCGGCCTCGTGGCACGCCGCCACGGCTCCTCCGGGGGGTCCTCGTCATGACGGTCCTCGACTGGGTCGGGCTCGGCACCGTCGTGGTGCTCCTCGGCTACCTGTTCGTCGCCCTGCTCCGCAGCGACAAGGTCCGGTGAGCGCGGCCGTGCTGACCCAGACCACCGTGACGGCCCAGGCCGCCGTCCTGACCCAGACGGCCACGCAGTCGGCGACACAGACGCCCA
Proteins encoded:
- a CDS encoding potassium-transporting ATPase subunit F; translated protein: MTVLDWVGLGTVVVLLGYLFVALLRSDKVR